One genomic window of Gallaecimonas sp. GXIMD4217 includes the following:
- the rplA gene encoding 50S ribosomal protein L1: MAKLTKRMRTIREKVDATREYSINEAVALLKELATAKFVESVDVAVNLGIDARKSDQNVRGATVLPHGTGRSVRVAVFTQGANADAAKEAGADIVGMEDLAEQVKAGNMDFDVVIATPDAMRVVGQLGQILGPRGLMPNPKVGTVTPNVAEAVQNAKAGQVRYRNDKNGIIHTTIGKVDFDEAKLKENLEALLVALKKAKPSSAKGQFLKKVSLSTTMGAGVAIDQASLETNL; the protein is encoded by the coding sequence ATGGCAAAACTGACCAAGCGCATGCGCACCATCCGCGAGAAAGTTGACGCGACTCGCGAGTACTCCATCAACGAAGCCGTTGCCCTGCTGAAAGAACTGGCCACCGCCAAGTTCGTTGAAAGCGTGGACGTGGCCGTTAACCTGGGTATCGACGCTCGTAAATCCGACCAGAACGTTCGTGGCGCCACCGTGCTGCCCCACGGTACTGGCCGCAGCGTACGTGTTGCCGTGTTCACCCAGGGTGCCAATGCCGACGCCGCTAAAGAAGCCGGCGCCGACATCGTTGGTATGGAAGACCTGGCCGAGCAAGTTAAAGCCGGCAACATGGACTTCGACGTTGTTATCGCCACTCCCGATGCGATGCGCGTTGTTGGCCAACTGGGTCAGATCCTGGGCCCCCGCGGCCTGATGCCGAACCCCAAGGTTGGCACCGTAACCCCGAACGTTGCCGAAGCGGTTCAAAACGCCAAGGCCGGTCAGGTTCGTTACCGTAACGACAAGAACGGCATCATCCACACCACCATCGGTAAAGTGGATTTCGACGAAGCCAAGCTGAAGGAAAACCTGGAAGCCCTGCTGGTTGCCCTGAAGAAAGCCAAGCCTTCTTCTGCCAAAGGTCAATTCCTGAAGAAAGTCAGCCTGTCCACCACCATGGGCGCCGGCGTGGCTATCGACCAAGCTTCTCTGGAAACCAACCTGTAA
- the rplJ gene encoding 50S ribosomal protein L10, which produces MALRLDDKKAIVAEVNEAAKGALSAVVADSRGVTVAAMTELRKTARENGIYMKVVRNTLMRRAVEGTDYACLNDVFVGPTLIAFSNEHPGAAARLFKDFAKGNDNFEVKGAAYEGEFIPAADIDRLAKLPTYDEAIAKLMATMKEAAAGKLVRTLAALRDQKEQEAA; this is translated from the coding sequence ATGGCATTAAGACTCGACGACAAAAAAGCAATTGTTGCTGAAGTCAACGAAGCTGCCAAAGGCGCGCTTTCCGCAGTAGTTGCCGATTCTCGCGGCGTTACTGTGGCAGCGATGACTGAACTGCGTAAGACTGCCCGTGAAAACGGCATCTACATGAAGGTTGTGCGTAACACCCTCATGCGTCGCGCAGTAGAAGGCACCGACTACGCGTGCCTGAACGATGTCTTCGTTGGTCCGACCCTGATTGCGTTCTCCAACGAGCACCCCGGTGCCGCGGCGCGTCTGTTCAAAGACTTCGCCAAAGGAAACGACAATTTTGAGGTCAAAGGCGCTGCCTACGAGGGTGAGTTCATCCCGGCCGCTGATATTGACCGACTCGCTAAGCTGCCGACCTACGACGAAGCAATCGCCAAGCTGATGGCTACCATGAAAGAAGCCGCCGCTGGCAAGCTGGTTCGTACTCTGGCTGCTCTTCGCGATCAGAAAGAGCAAGAAGCAGCCTAA
- the rplL gene encoding 50S ribosomal protein L7/L12, producing MSVTKDQILEAVAAMSVMEVVELIEAMEEKFGVTAAAAVVAGGAEGGAAAEEKTEFDVILAAAGGNKVASIKAVRGATGLGLKEAKDLVESAPATIKEGVSKEEAEELKKQLEEAGASVEIK from the coding sequence ATGTCCGTAACTAAAGATCAAATCCTCGAAGCCGTAGCCGCTATGTCCGTAATGGAAGTGGTTGAGCTGATTGAAGCCATGGAAGAGAAGTTCGGTGTTACCGCTGCTGCTGCTGTTGTAGCCGGTGGTGCTGAAGGCGGCGCTGCTGCTGAAGAGAAGACCGAATTCGACGTCATCCTGGCCGCTGCTGGTGGCAACAAGGTTGCTTCCATCAAAGCCGTTCGTGGCGCTACCGGTCTGGGCCTGAAAGAAGCCAAGGATCTGGTTGAGTCCGCTCCGGCCACCATCAAAGAAGGCGTTTCCAAAGAGGAAGCCGAAGAGCTCAAGAAGCAGCTTGAAGAAGCTGGTGCTTCTGTTGAGATCAAGTAA